In the genome of Candidatus Ornithobacterium hominis, the window TTTCTTAGTTTGTGGGTTAACACCTTCTCTTGCGCTTCTTTCTGAAGTTGAGAATGTCCCAAAACCAACCAAAGCTACTTTATCTTTTTTTGCTAAAGCCTTGGTTACGTTGTTTGTGAAAGAATCTAAAGCTTCTTTTGCCTGTGCTTTTGTGATTCCAGCATCAGCTGCCATTGCGTCTACTAATTCAGATTTGTTCATAGTAAAATAATTTTTAGTTAAAAATTTTGTTTAACAAATATAGCGTTTCTCTTTGTCTACGCAAGTGTAAAGCCACATAGAGAAAGGAAAAAACTATTAATTAACATAAATTTAAGATTTCACATTCATTTAATCAACTCTCCAAGTGGTTAAATCGCCAAATCCATTGATGAAATCTTGAGCTTTTAATTGTTTTTTCCCTTCCATTTGAAGTTCTTCTACCCAAATAATTCCATTGCGATGCCCTACCCCTAGCTTAGCATTTTCTATAAACAAATCGCCAATTTTATGCGAATGAGGGGTATGCTGAATTTGAACTTTTATAATTTTCACATACTTTTTCTCGTTCTCGTTTTTGAAATAAGTCCAAGCAGTTGGGTAGGGATTTAGACCTCTCACAAAATTAAATATGCTTTCTAAACTATCTTGCCACTGAATTTTTGTATTTTCTTTAAAGAGTTTTGGTGCATCTTTATTGAGTTTTGGTTTAGATTGCTGTGCTGGGTTCACGCCATCTTTGCTCATCAATTGTAAAGTTTCTACAGTCGTTTCTGCACCAAGCTCCATTAATTTATCGTGTAGCTCTCCGGCCGTTTCATCTGGTGAAATAGCACATTTTTT includes:
- a CDS encoding HU family DNA-binding protein; this translates as MNKSELVDAMAADAGITKAQAKEALDSFTNNVTKALAKKDKVALVGFGTFSTSERSAREGVNPQTKKKIKIAAKTVAKFKPGAQLADAVNEGK
- the fmt gene encoding methionyl-tRNA formyltransferase, with the protein product MNKSLKIVFFGTPDFAVHILQAILEQKFQVSAVVSAPDKSAGRGRKIHTPAVAKFAKAHNLALLQPEKLKSKEFLKALEEFQADVFVVVAFRKLPRAVWQMPKKGTFNLHASLLPDYRGAAPINWAIINGEKTTGVTTFFIDENIDTGQIILQKKCAISPDETAGELHDKLMELGAETTVETLQLMSKDGVNPAQQSKPKLNKDAPKLFKENTKIQWQDSLESIFNFVRGLNPYPTAWTYFKNENEKKYVKIIKVQIQHTPHSHKIGDLFIENAKLGVGHRNGIIWVEELQMEGKKQLKAQDFINGFGDLTTWRVD